One Elaeis guineensis isolate ETL-2024a chromosome 10, EG11, whole genome shotgun sequence genomic window carries:
- the LOC140852124 gene encoding uncharacterized protein, with the protein MSKNGKSSQNGNQKTEILGIKSSSASGEGDANGTCEETAHQSIKDNGETISAGNEMTPRRVISATKSLLMMEDHKQQTENLLERFRNSNFFVRIAQLDEPLWSKRNVAEQSSVNSGMAGGSFQSIGGSLKMSVSLLNAVVDKGNFDGNASGGLARDTVKCYSLRNGDIVVHLREFSVLCIL; encoded by the coding sequence ATGTCTAAAAATGGTAAATCTAGTCAGAATGGAAACCAAAAAACTGAAATTTTAGGAATTAAATCCAGTTCTGCCAGTGGGGAGGGGGATGCGAATGGCACATGTGAAGAAACTGCTCATCAAAGTATAAAAGACAATGGAGAAACTATATCAGCTGGAAACGAGATGACTCCTAGACGAGTTATCTCTGCAACCAAATCTCTCCTTATGATGGAAGATCATAAGCAACAGACTGAAAATTTGTTGGAAAGATTtagaaattcaaatttctttGTTAGAATTGCCCAGTTGGATGAACCACTTTGGTCTAAGAGAAATGTAGCAGAACAATCTTCAGTGAATTCTGGGATGGCAGGGGGAAGTTTCCAATCAattggaggatcattgaaaatgtCAGTGAGCCTTCTTAATGCAGTTGTTGACAAGGGAAATTTTGATGGTAATGCATCTGGTGGACTGGCTCGAGACACTGTCAAATGCTACTCCCTGCGCAATGGTGACATAGTGGTACATTTGAGAGAGTTTTCTGTTTTATGCATTTTATAA